A region of Rhodamnia argentea isolate NSW1041297 chromosome 9, ASM2092103v1, whole genome shotgun sequence DNA encodes the following proteins:
- the LOC115732688 gene encoding flavin-containing monooxygenase FMO GS-OX-like 2 isoform X2, which produces MAKLRVKAAVIGAGMSGLVAARELHREGHQVVVFERGNEVGGTWGYDPRVESDPLGLDPGREVVHTSMYRSLRVNLPRQTMGFSDYPLLEKGCGDPRTFPGHEEVLQFLRSFAEDSGLVELIRFGHKVVRVERAVEGRRDQWAVEWRTGGGEEAAGVDVFEAVVVCNGKYTQPKIAEFPGRSTWPGEQLHSHNYRVPEPYKDKIVLIIGRGVSATDIAKDILPFAREVHQASRETTPQVLEITKPAGVFQHPMIARAQEDGELVFQDGSSIHTDVIIHCTGYRFHFPFLKTKGLVSVVDNRVGPLYKHVFPPSLAPRLSFIGIPILRVAVKVGGQGFIWRIGVAK; this is translated from the exons ATGGCAAAACTGCGAGTCAAGGCGGCGGTGATCGGAGCTGGCATGTCAGGTCTGGTTGCAGCCAGGGAGCTCCACCGAGAGGGGCACCAAGTGGTGGTGTTCGAGAGAGGCAATGAAGTCGGCGGAACCTGGGGGTATGACCCTCGGGTCGAATCCGACCCACTGGGGTTGGATCCGGGCCGCGAGGTCGTCCATACCAGCATGTACCGGTCGCTTCGGGTGAACCTTCCGAGGCAAACCATGGGCTTCTCGGACTACCCGCTTCTCGAGAAGGGATGTGGGGACCCCAGGACCTTCCCAGGTCATGAGGAGGTGCTCCAGTTCTTGCGCAGCTTTGCGGAGGATTCTGGGCTAGTTGAGCTGATTCGGTTTGGGCACAAAGTGGTTCGGGTCGAGCGAGCAGTTGAGGGAAGACGAGACCAGTGGGCCGTGGAGTGGCGGACGGGCGGCGGGGAGGAGGCGGCGGGCGTGGATGTTTTCGAGGCTGTGGTGGTTTGTAACGGCAAGTACACCCAACCAAAGATTGCTGAATTTCCAG GGAGATCAACATGGCCAGGAGAGCAGCTACACAGTCATAATTATCGAGTTCCCGAGCCATATAAAGATAAG ATTGTGTTGATAATAGGAAGAGGGGTTAGCGCAACCGACATAGCCAAAGATATCTTACCTTTCGCCAGAGAAGTTCATCAAGCCTCAAGGGAGACAACTCCCCAAGTTTTGGAAATAACAAAGCCCGCTGGGGTCTTCCAACATCCCATG ATAGCACGCGCTCAAGAAGATGGTGAATTAGTGTTTCAAGATGGATCATCTATACATACAGATGTTATCATCCATTGCACTGG ATATAGATTCCATTTCCCATTTCTGAAGACAAAGGGACTTGTGAGTGTGGTTGACAACCGAGTGGGGCCTTTATATAAACATGTTTTCCCACCAAGCCTAGCTCCTCGCCTCTCTTTCATTGGCATACCCATTCTG CGAGTTGCAGTCAAAGTGGGTGGCCAAGGTTTTATCTGGAGAATTGGTGTTGCCAAGTGA
- the LOC125316650 gene encoding flavin-containing monooxygenase FMO GS-OX-like 2: MMSAARGGMSLGLNPTHWCPSMYRLLRVHLPRKLISFSDYPFLEKGCGDPRSFSGHEEVLRFLRGFTGDFGLVELIRFGHKVVRVERTVEGRGDQWAVERRMGCGEEVAGLDIFDAVRVWRPPASPREIIMARRTAAPEPYKDEVACAEDDGELVFQDGSSMHADVIIHCPGLHQAKIIDDVDNTQGSIEANKPNVQESSSLALNA, translated from the exons ATGATGTCGGCGGCACGTGGGGGTATGTCCCTCGGGTTGAATCCAACCCACTGGTGCCCCAGCATGTACCGGTTGCTCCGGGTGCACCTTCCAAGGAAACTCATCAGTTTCTCGGACTACCCATTTCTCGAGAAGGGATGCGGGGACCCTAGGAGCTTCTCGGGCCACGAGGAGGTACTCCGGTTCTTGCGCGGCTTCACGGGGGATTTCGGGCTCGTCGAGCTGATTCGGTTTGGGCACAAAGTGGTTCGGGTCGAGCGAACCGTCGAGGGGAGGGGTGACCAGTGGGCCGTGGAGCGGCGGATGGGCTGTGGGGAGGAGGTGGCGGGTTTGGATATTTTCGATGCTGTGCGGGTGTGGCGACCACCAGCCTCCCCTAG GGAGATCATTATGGCCAGGAGAACAGCTGCACCCGAACCATATAAAGACGAG GTGGCATGTGCTGAAGACGATGGTGAATTAGTGTTTCAAGATGGATCATCTATGCATGCAGATGTTATCATCCATTGCCCtgg TTTACATCAAGCAAAAATCATCGATGACGTGGATAATACACAAGGAAGCATAGAAGCGAACAaaccaaatgtgcaagaatCTAGTTCATTAGCTTTAAATGCATGA
- the LOC115732688 gene encoding flavin-containing monooxygenase FMO GS-OX-like 2 isoform X1, with protein MAKLRVKAAVIGAGMSGLVAARELHREGHQVVVFERGNEVGGTWGYDPRVESDPLGLDPGREVVHTSMYRSLRVNLPRQTMGFSDYPLLEKGCGDPRTFPGHEEVLQFLRSFAEDSGLVELIRFGHKVVRVERAVEGRRDQWAVEWRTGGGEEAAGVDVFEAVVVCNGKYTQPKIAEFPGRSTWPGEQLHSHNYRVPEPYKDKIVLIIGRGVSATDIAKDILPFAREVHQASRETTPQVLEITKPAGVFQHPMIARAQEDGELVFQDGSSIHTDVIIHCTGYRFHFPFLKTKGLVSVVDNRVGPLYKHVFPPSLAPRLSFIGIPILAFPAQLSELQSKWVAKVLSGELVLPSEEEMMSSVQEHYQRIEELGWPKHYTHKLEIGKFEYQKWLVGQLGLPSLAEWIEKTALIALELFKLVQSS; from the exons ATGGCAAAACTGCGAGTCAAGGCGGCGGTGATCGGAGCTGGCATGTCAGGTCTGGTTGCAGCCAGGGAGCTCCACCGAGAGGGGCACCAAGTGGTGGTGTTCGAGAGAGGCAATGAAGTCGGCGGAACCTGGGGGTATGACCCTCGGGTCGAATCCGACCCACTGGGGTTGGATCCGGGCCGCGAGGTCGTCCATACCAGCATGTACCGGTCGCTTCGGGTGAACCTTCCGAGGCAAACCATGGGCTTCTCGGACTACCCGCTTCTCGAGAAGGGATGTGGGGACCCCAGGACCTTCCCAGGTCATGAGGAGGTGCTCCAGTTCTTGCGCAGCTTTGCGGAGGATTCTGGGCTAGTTGAGCTGATTCGGTTTGGGCACAAAGTGGTTCGGGTCGAGCGAGCAGTTGAGGGAAGACGAGACCAGTGGGCCGTGGAGTGGCGGACGGGCGGCGGGGAGGAGGCGGCGGGCGTGGATGTTTTCGAGGCTGTGGTGGTTTGTAACGGCAAGTACACCCAACCAAAGATTGCTGAATTTCCAG GGAGATCAACATGGCCAGGAGAGCAGCTACACAGTCATAATTATCGAGTTCCCGAGCCATATAAAGATAAG ATTGTGTTGATAATAGGAAGAGGGGTTAGCGCAACCGACATAGCCAAAGATATCTTACCTTTCGCCAGAGAAGTTCATCAAGCCTCAAGGGAGACAACTCCCCAAGTTTTGGAAATAACAAAGCCCGCTGGGGTCTTCCAACATCCCATG ATAGCACGCGCTCAAGAAGATGGTGAATTAGTGTTTCAAGATGGATCATCTATACATACAGATGTTATCATCCATTGCACTGG ATATAGATTCCATTTCCCATTTCTGAAGACAAAGGGACTTGTGAGTGTGGTTGACAACCGAGTGGGGCCTTTATATAAACATGTTTTCCCACCAAGCCTAGCTCCTCGCCTCTCTTTCATTGGCATACCCATTCTG GCTTTTCCAGCACAACTCAGCGAGTTGCAGTCAAAGTGGGTGGCCAAGGTTTTATCTGGAGAATTGGTGTTGCCAAGTGAAGAAGAGATGATGTCTTCTGTTCAAGAACATTACCAGCGCATCGAAGAGCTTGGATGGCCCAAGCATTACACTCACAAGCTTGAAATTGGAAAG TTTGAGTATCAGAAGTGGCTTGTGGGTCAATTGGGACTACCATCCTTGGCAGAATGGATAGAGAAGACGGCTCTTATTGCACTCGAATTATTCAAATTGGTCCAATCTTCTTAA